In Limibacter armeniacum, the sequence CTCTGCACTTTCCAGTATATAATTGCATTGATAAACGTCATCCTGATTCAGTCTTAACCTACCTTTAATCGTGACTACCTGATCCATAGTGAACCTTGGGTGATTGGGGTTGAGCTTTAATTCAACAATAGATTCCGGACCACCATTTCCACAGAAAAAACAAGCAGAATATGGGTTTCGAGACAGGATATAGATTCCCTTTTTGTCGTCAATAGCCAGTATATATCCCTTAAGACATACATGTTTACCTTCCAATGATTTCACCTTTGGACCAAAATGAGGGTAGTAATAATAAGCATCAACCTCTTGGCTGTATTTGTCGGTAAACTGTACATCCATAAGTGTCTTCCAAGTAATGCTGGTTTGTGCAAGTGCGGGAGAACTGAGCAGTAAAAAAAGTATGGTTACAAGCTTAAGCATTGGTCAATGTTTTTGAGATATTGATATTGAATACTTGGATTCCAGGAAGTAAGGACGCCAATAATCCTATTGACAAGGCAGTTAAAAAATTCGCCATTCCTCTGCTGTCTATTCCCATCTGGAAAAACTGTCGAAATAATTTGCCTCCATCTGATAAGAAACCAACCACAACCCTACACGGTTGGGTGGTTTTCCCTATACCGGCCTCTCCTAGAATAGGTAAGCCCCCCTTCTTTAGCTCAATGTCAGGGAAGCTAAAGTGGTGCTGTTCATTATATGCGGAAATCAGTGACCTAGTCTTGAACATATCTTCTCCTTTTTGTTTGCAAACATAGCGAGTGATAATTTTAAACGCAATATTGTTGCGTTTAAAAAATGCACGACTATATTTGCAACATTGTTGCATTTAATAGTTTTATATGAAGAATCATCAGTTTATAGGTTCCAACATGGATTTTATAGGGTTCAGTGTTTCGTTGCTTTGTGCTGTGCATTGTATCGCATTACCCATATTTCTAAGTATTGTCCCACTTACCGGACTCCAGTTTCTAGATCATATCTGGATCGAGTATTCGATTATTCTAGCCAGTTTTATTATTGCCTCTTATGCCCTTATACATGGTTACTACAAACACCACCAAAAACCATTGGCAATGACTGTTGTAGTGGTTGGTTTTATACTGATTGTGACTGGTCATTTTTTACAAGATGAATGGAAAGAAATCATGCTGACTTCAAGTGGAGGAGTTGTGATAGCTATTGCTCACCTATTGAACTGGAAACACATTAAACAAGCGAATACCATGTTTCCAGAGTGTTTAGATCAAGATAAATCAAAGTAAAATGTTAGGAGTAAAAAAATTACCTGTAACTGTACTCAGTGGCTTTTTGGGCGCCGGAAAAACCACGTTGCTTAACCATATCCTACACAACAAGCAAGGGTTAAAAGTTGCTGTTATCGTAAATGATATGAGTGAAGTGAATATTGACGCACAGTTGGTAGAAAATGAAGGAACTCTTTCCAGAACAGAGGAAAAACTGGTAGAGATGAGTAATGGATGTATTTGCTGTACCTTACGTGAAGACCTTATGGTAGAAGTAGAGCGACTGGCCAAGGAAAACCGTTTTGATTATCTGGTAATTGAAAGTACTGGCATTTCTGAGCCAGTTCCAGTAGCCCAAACCTTTAC encodes:
- a CDS encoding MerC domain-containing protein, whose product is MKNHQFIGSNMDFIGFSVSLLCAVHCIALPIFLSIVPLTGLQFLDHIWIEYSIILASFIIASYALIHGYYKHHQKPLAMTVVVVGFILIVTGHFLQDEWKEIMLTSSGGVVIAIAHLLNWKHIKQANTMFPECLDQDKSK
- a CDS encoding DUF3299 domain-containing protein, producing MLKLVTILFLLLSSPALAQTSITWKTLMDVQFTDKYSQEVDAYYYYPHFGPKVKSLEGKHVCLKGYILAIDDKKGIYILSRNPYSACFFCGNGGPESIVELKLNPNHPRFTMDQVVTIKGRLRLNQDDVYQCNYILESAEVYREGG